A genomic segment from Syntrophotalea acetylenivorans encodes:
- the hrcA gene encoding heat-inducible transcriptional repressor HrcA has translation MSEELSERSRLILQAIIEDYTTTGEPVGSRTLSRRTGINLSPASVRNVMADLEELGYLYSPHTSAGRIPTDKGYRFYVASLLRVQQLSHEVRDHLRRECQVPELDTEGLLREAGRILSATSNYTGLVMVPRFTSTVFRRIEFVRLAEQRVLVVFITQTGIVQHKLVEVDVPLTQGELDEVTNYLNQEFSGLSIQEIKSRIASEMAQEQALFDSLQRRALLLSSYVLQLDLGGQVFVEGASNILEQPEFADLSTMKRLLRTFDQKSLLVELLDKAQQVEGVQILIGSADNHSEIEGCSLVTSCYSSRRGTTGILGVIGPTRMPYAMVIPLVDYAASLVSDILNSESE, from the coding sequence ATGAGCGAAGAACTGAGCGAACGCAGTCGACTGATCCTGCAAGCGATCATCGAAGACTATACGACTACCGGTGAACCGGTGGGCTCACGGACGTTAAGTCGTCGAACCGGCATCAACCTGTCGCCGGCATCAGTGCGCAATGTTATGGCCGATCTTGAAGAGCTCGGCTATCTTTATTCGCCCCATACCTCCGCCGGACGCATACCGACGGACAAAGGGTATCGTTTTTACGTAGCTAGTCTGCTGCGGGTTCAGCAGCTGAGCCACGAAGTACGGGACCATCTGCGGCGGGAATGCCAGGTTCCTGAACTGGATACCGAAGGTCTGCTGCGTGAAGCAGGACGTATTCTGTCCGCTACCTCCAACTATACCGGTCTGGTTATGGTGCCGCGCTTTACTTCGACGGTGTTTCGCCGTATCGAATTTGTGCGATTGGCAGAGCAGCGTGTGTTGGTGGTTTTTATCACCCAGACCGGCATTGTGCAGCATAAATTGGTAGAGGTCGATGTCCCCCTCACCCAAGGCGAACTGGATGAGGTGACAAACTACCTTAATCAGGAATTTTCCGGACTGTCCATTCAAGAAATCAAGAGCCGTATAGCTTCCGAAATGGCTCAAGAACAAGCTCTGTTCGACAGTTTGCAACGCCGGGCTTTGCTCCTTTCCAGCTATGTGCTTCAGCTCGATCTGGGGGGGCAGGTGTTTGTCGAAGGCGCGAGTAATATTCTGGAGCAACCGGAGTTTGCCGATCTGTCCACCATGAAGCGCCTGTTACGGACTTTTGATCAAAAAAGCCTGCTGGTCGAGCTGCTCGACAAGGCTCAGCAGGTTGAGGGAGTGCAGATTCTCATCGGCAGCGCCGACAACCACAGCGAAATCGAAGGTTGTAGTCTGGTTACCTCATGTTATTCCAGCCGCCGCGGCACGACCGGCATTCTAGGTGTGATCGGACCAACGCGCATGCCTTATGCCATGGTGATTCCTCTGGTCGACTATGCCGCCAGCCTGGTCAGCGATATTTTAAATAGCGAATCGGAATAA
- the dnaJ gene encoding molecular chaperone DnaJ — translation MEKRDYYEVLGVHRNAGETEIKKAYRKLAIKYHPDKNPGDKEAEETFKELSEAYSVLSDRQQRANYDQYGHAGLGGGGGFSSGGFGGSPFEDLFGDIFGDLFGGRAGGRTSRGQRGDDLRYNLGIKFEDAAFGLETKVQIPRYQTCEPCDGSGAKPGTSPRTCEVCRGAGQVRYQQGYFSLTRPCPECNGVGQVIDQPCPDCGGQGRVKGKKNISLKIPAGVESGSRLKLTGEGEPGLQGGPPGDLYVVINVQEHPLFRREGQEIICEIPISFPQAALGCDLEVPTLEEKMTIKVPAGTQSGKVVQLPGKGFPSLQGYARGDQLVVLRVETPTKLTGRQKELLEEFALEGGEDIHPMGKTFFDKVKELFG, via the coding sequence TTGGAAAAGCGCGATTATTATGAAGTGCTCGGTGTTCACCGCAATGCCGGTGAAACCGAAATCAAGAAGGCCTATCGTAAGCTGGCCATCAAGTATCATCCCGACAAAAACCCCGGCGATAAAGAGGCTGAAGAGACCTTCAAGGAACTCTCCGAGGCTTATTCCGTTCTTTCCGACCGCCAGCAGCGGGCCAACTATGACCAATATGGTCATGCCGGTCTCGGTGGCGGCGGCGGTTTCTCCAGCGGCGGTTTCGGCGGCAGCCCCTTTGAGGATCTTTTTGGTGACATCTTTGGCGATCTGTTCGGTGGTCGAGCCGGTGGCCGCACAAGTCGTGGCCAGCGCGGCGACGACCTGCGCTATAACCTGGGCATAAAATTCGAAGATGCGGCTTTCGGTCTCGAAACCAAGGTGCAGATTCCCCGCTATCAGACCTGCGAGCCCTGCGATGGTTCGGGCGCCAAGCCGGGAACCAGTCCCCGTACCTGCGAGGTCTGTCGCGGTGCCGGCCAGGTACGCTATCAGCAGGGCTACTTTTCCTTGACCCGCCCCTGTCCCGAATGTAACGGCGTCGGCCAGGTCATCGACCAGCCGTGCCCCGATTGCGGCGGCCAGGGACGAGTCAAAGGCAAGAAGAATATTTCTCTGAAGATTCCCGCCGGGGTCGAGAGCGGTAGTCGTCTTAAACTGACAGGCGAAGGAGAACCCGGCCTTCAGGGCGGACCTCCCGGCGATCTCTATGTGGTGATAAACGTTCAGGAGCATCCTTTGTTCCGCCGCGAGGGACAGGAAATAATCTGCGAGATCCCCATTTCCTTCCCCCAGGCAGCCCTCGGTTGCGACCTGGAAGTACCGACCCTGGAAGAGAAAATGACCATCAAGGTGCCAGCCGGCACTCAGTCGGGAAAAGTGGTTCAGTTGCCGGGTAAGGGCTTCCCTTCATTGCAGGGATATGCCCGGGGCGATCAGTTGGTGGTGCTGCGGGTCGAAACCCCCACCAAGTTAACCGGCCGGCAAAAAGAATTACTCGAAGAATTTGCCCTTGAGGGAGGGGAGGATATCCACCCTATGGGCAAGACCTTCTTTGACAAAGTCAAGGAACTGTTCGGCTGA
- a CDS encoding monovalent cation/H+ antiporter subunit D family protein, which translates to MSYYPSLLPLAAICVSLLATVPILLSDRKPNLRESWTLLAAITKFCLVVVMLPNVLAGQGYALTLAEVIPGVPIQLRVDAMGMLFALVASLLWIFTSIYSIGYMRSLQEHAQTRYFASFAVAIGSTIGVAFSANLLTLYLFYELLSLSTYPLVTHKQNDEARASGRKYLSYILGGSIGLVLPAMLITYSLAGTLDFTPGGILAGQASSATLTLLLVLFLFGFAKAALMPMHGWLPAAMVAPTPVSSFLHGVAVVKVGVFSVLRVIFGIFGTGLLSDLDLGIIITIVASVTTLTASLIALTQDNLKRRLAYSTIGQLAYIILGVSILSPVAMTGGVMHIACHAFAKVTLFFCAGAIYVASHKKNVSEMSGLGRVMPFTFGAFAVASLSMLGAPPSAGFVSKWLMLNGAVDAGQFALIAVFLISALLNAAYFIPVVYQGFFGKPSEEIAAIDGMREAPLALVIPLSVTAAISMAIGIYPDFFLRLAEVVQP; encoded by the coding sequence ATGAGCTATTACCCTTCCCTATTGCCTTTGGCGGCGATCTGCGTATCGTTGCTGGCTACTGTGCCGATCCTGCTGTCGGACCGCAAACCGAATCTGCGTGAATCCTGGACTCTGCTGGCCGCCATCACTAAGTTTTGTCTGGTGGTTGTCATGCTGCCAAATGTGCTGGCAGGCCAAGGCTATGCTTTGACCTTGGCCGAGGTGATCCCCGGGGTTCCAATTCAACTGCGGGTGGATGCCATGGGCATGCTTTTCGCCCTGGTGGCTTCCCTACTGTGGATCTTCACCTCCATCTATTCCATCGGCTACATGCGTTCCTTACAGGAGCACGCCCAGACCCGTTATTTCGCTTCTTTTGCGGTGGCCATCGGGTCGACCATCGGTGTGGCGTTTTCCGCCAACCTGCTGACTCTTTATCTCTTTTACGAACTGCTGTCTCTCTCCACCTACCCGCTGGTGACCCATAAGCAGAACGACGAGGCGCGTGCTTCGGGGCGTAAGTATTTAAGCTATATCCTCGGTGGTTCAATCGGCCTGGTGTTGCCGGCCATGCTGATTACCTATTCGCTCGCCGGTACCCTCGATTTTACTCCCGGTGGCATTTTGGCCGGGCAGGCGTCGAGTGCCACCCTGACCCTGTTGCTGGTGCTATTCCTGTTTGGCTTTGCCAAGGCGGCCCTGATGCCGATGCACGGCTGGCTGCCGGCGGCGATGGTGGCGCCGACACCGGTCAGCTCCTTTTTGCACGGGGTGGCGGTGGTCAAGGTCGGGGTCTTCTCCGTCCTGCGGGTGATCTTCGGCATCTTCGGCACCGGCCTGCTCAGCGACCTTGATCTCGGCATAATTATCACCATCGTAGCCTCAGTGACGACCCTGACCGCTTCTCTTATTGCCCTGACCCAGGACAACCTCAAGCGCCGGCTGGCTTATTCCACCATCGGCCAGCTCGCCTATATTATCCTTGGTGTGTCGATCCTTTCCCCGGTGGCGATGACCGGCGGGGTCATGCACATCGCTTGTCATGCCTTCGCCAAGGTGACCCTGTTTTTCTGCGCCGGAGCCATCTATGTTGCCAGCCATAAGAAGAACGTTTCCGAAATGAGTGGACTCGGTCGGGTTATGCCCTTTACCTTCGGCGCCTTCGCCGTCGCTTCTTTAAGCATGCTCGGCGCTCCGCCTTCGGCCGGTTTTGTCTCCAAGTGGTTGATGCTTAACGGTGCGGTGGATGCCGGTCAGTTCGCCCTGATCGCGGTGTTTCTGATCAGCGCCCTGCTCAACGCCGCGTATTTTATTCCAGTGGTCTATCAGGGGTTTTTCGGTAAACCATCGGAGGAAATAGCTGCTATCGACGGTATGCGGGAGGCTCCCCTGGCATTGGTGATTCCGCTGTCGGTCACGGCGGCCATTTCCATGGCCATCGGTATTTATCCCGATTTCTTTTTGCGTTTAGCTGAGGTTGTGCAGCCATGA
- the grpE gene encoding nucleotide exchange factor GrpE: MPQKKKQEQDKAAAVNQVPQEEEASVAEKSEPSAEEVLAESQAEAQKNWDLYLRERAELENYRKRMQREKEDLARFANENLLRDMLPILDNLERAVDHAEQDQEGGLLEGVQMTLDQFRKTLERLGVVPVAAIGETFSPDCHEAMGQLESAEHAPNTVVQEMQKGYTLNDRLLRPALVMIAKAPADSSKD, encoded by the coding sequence TTGCCACAGAAAAAGAAACAAGAACAGGACAAAGCAGCGGCCGTAAATCAGGTGCCTCAAGAAGAGGAAGCGTCTGTAGCCGAAAAGTCAGAGCCCTCTGCGGAAGAGGTTCTGGCCGAAAGTCAGGCCGAGGCTCAAAAGAATTGGGATCTCTATCTGCGGGAGCGGGCTGAGCTGGAGAATTACCGCAAGCGCATGCAGCGTGAAAAAGAGGACTTGGCTCGTTTTGCCAATGAGAACCTGCTTCGCGATATGCTGCCGATCCTCGATAATCTGGAGCGGGCCGTGGACCATGCTGAGCAAGATCAGGAAGGCGGCCTTCTCGAAGGGGTGCAGATGACTCTCGACCAGTTCCGCAAGACCCTCGAGCGCCTCGGCGTCGTCCCGGTAGCAGCCATTGGCGAAACCTTCAGTCCCGACTGTCACGAAGCGATGGGGCAGTTGGAGAGCGCCGAACATGCACCGAACACCGTAGTGCAAGAAATGCAAAAGGGATACACCTTGAATGACAGGCTGTTGCGGCCGGCACTGGTAATGATTGCCAAAGCTCCGGCGGACTCGTCCAAGGATTGA
- the dnaK gene encoding molecular chaperone DnaK, whose protein sequence is MGKVIGIDLGTTNSCVAVMEGGEPIVIANAEGSRTTPSMVAFSESGERLVGQQAKRQAVTNPENTLFAIKRLVGRKFDSDAVRKDIEISPFKIINADNGDAWVEARGKKYSPPEISAMILQKMKQTAEDYLGEAVTEAVITVPAYFNDSQRQATKDAGKIAGLEVLRIINEPTAASLAYGMDKKGEEKVAVFDLGGGTFDISILELGDGVFEVKSTNGDTFLGGEDFDQHIIDYVAAEFKKDQGIDLRGDKMALQRLKEACEKAKCELSSSMETDINLPFITADQSGPKHMNIKLTRSKLESICASLLDKLVGPCRTALKDAGLSASDIDEVLLVGGMTRMPAVQSKVQEIFNKAPNKGVNPDEVVAIGAAIQGGVLKGDVKDVLLLDVSPLSLGIETLGGVMTKLIEKNTTIPCKKSQIFSTAADNQPAVSVHVLQGEREMAEGNKTIGRFELVGIPAAPRGVPQIEVTFDIDANGILHVSAKDLGTGKEQSIRITASSGLSDEEIDKMVKDAETHADEDKHKKELVEVRNQADGMVYTTEKSLKEHADKIDEETRKNIEQALEDLKKAMEGDDSADIKQKTEALATASHKLAEAMYKQEEAGAGGAEGPSEEAEAADEGVVDAEFEEVDEEKD, encoded by the coding sequence ATGGGTAAAGTAATCGGTATAGACCTCGGCACCACCAATTCCTGTGTTGCCGTTATGGAAGGTGGCGAGCCCATCGTTATCGCCAATGCAGAAGGTTCCCGTACCACACCGTCCATGGTAGCATTTTCCGAGAGCGGTGAGCGTCTGGTTGGCCAGCAAGCGAAGCGCCAGGCAGTAACGAACCCGGAAAATACCCTGTTCGCCATCAAGCGTCTGGTCGGTCGCAAGTTCGACAGCGATGCGGTACGCAAGGATATCGAGATCAGCCCCTTTAAGATCATTAACGCCGACAACGGCGATGCCTGGGTCGAAGCCCGCGGCAAAAAATACAGCCCGCCGGAAATTTCGGCCATGATCCTGCAGAAGATGAAGCAGACCGCGGAGGACTATCTGGGCGAGGCGGTAACCGAGGCGGTTATTACTGTTCCGGCCTACTTCAACGACTCCCAGCGTCAAGCCACCAAGGACGCCGGCAAGATCGCCGGCCTCGAAGTATTGCGTATCATCAACGAGCCGACCGCCGCTTCTTTGGCCTACGGTATGGACAAGAAGGGCGAAGAGAAGGTCGCCGTTTTTGACCTCGGTGGCGGTACCTTCGATATCTCTATCCTCGAATTGGGTGATGGTGTTTTCGAAGTCAAATCGACCAACGGCGATACCTTCCTCGGTGGCGAGGATTTCGACCAGCACATCATCGACTATGTGGCGGCCGAGTTCAAAAAAGACCAGGGTATCGACCTGCGGGGTGACAAGATGGCCCTGCAGCGCCTCAAGGAAGCCTGCGAAAAGGCCAAGTGCGAGCTCTCCAGCTCCATGGAGACCGATATCAACCTGCCCTTTATCACTGCTGATCAGTCCGGCCCCAAGCACATGAACATCAAGCTGACCCGCTCCAAGCTGGAAAGCATCTGTGCCAGCCTGCTGGACAAGCTGGTCGGCCCCTGCCGCACCGCGCTCAAGGATGCCGGACTGTCCGCCTCGGATATCGACGAAGTACTGCTGGTCGGTGGTATGACCCGCATGCCGGCGGTGCAGAGCAAGGTGCAGGAAATCTTCAACAAGGCACCTAACAAGGGCGTTAATCCTGATGAAGTGGTTGCGATCGGCGCCGCGATTCAGGGTGGCGTTCTGAAGGGTGACGTCAAAGACGTACTGCTCCTGGACGTTTCCCCTCTGTCCCTGGGTATCGAAACCCTCGGTGGGGTGATGACCAAACTCATCGAGAAGAACACCACCATCCCCTGCAAGAAGAGCCAGATATTCTCCACCGCGGCCGATAATCAGCCGGCGGTGTCGGTGCACGTGCTGCAGGGCGAGCGGGAAATGGCCGAGGGCAACAAGACCATCGGCCGTTTCGAGCTGGTCGGTATCCCGGCCGCGCCTCGCGGTGTGCCGCAGATCGAGGTTACTTTCGACATCGACGCCAACGGCATCCTGCATGTCTCCGCCAAGGATCTCGGCACCGGCAAAGAGCAGTCGATCCGTATTACTGCCTCTTCCGGTCTCAGCGACGAGGAAATCGACAAGATGGTCAAGGACGCTGAGACCCATGCCGACGAGGACAAACATAAAAAAGAACTCGTCGAGGTGCGCAATCAGGCTGACGGCATGGTCTATACCACTGAAAAATCCCTCAAGGAACATGCTGATAAGATCGATGAGGAGACCCGCAAGAATATCGAGCAGGCTCTCGAAGATTTGAAAAAAGCCATGGAAGGCGATGATTCCGCCGACATCAAACAGAAGACCGAAGCGCTGGCGACGGCTTCTCACAAGCTGGCCGAAGCCATGTATAAGCAGGAAGAGGCCGGTGCTGGCGGTGCCGAAGGTCCGTCTGAAGAGGCCGAAGCTGCTGATGAAGGGGTCGTCGACGCCGAGTTCGAGGAAGTGGACGAAGAGAAAGACTAA
- the hemW gene encoding radical SAM family heme chaperone HemW produces the protein MANQEPQGPSLYLHVPFCRSKCPYCDFYSVVGNQAQLDGYVKLLLQQLAWLNRRQVFTAPLATVFFGGGTPSLLAPRQVAAILDRIRYTAGLSANAEISLEANPGTVDAASLQGYRDAGVNRLSFGVQSLQDDALQLLGRGHSAKEAVQVVTWARQVGFENVGCDLMFGLPNQGRKELLQDLDALLQLQPDHMSCYGLTVEAGTPFEQRRLRGALALPDEDEFPELYLTVHEQLTAAGFEHYEISNYALPDRRCRHNLAYWRRQPCFAVGAGAHSFIPAGYGTRREVPADLDRYRQRLMQGRDPAVTLETFDRQGAMAETLYLGLRCQEGVSDKDFFRQFGLGVAEAFPEAVRRCGQRLTLDAGRWRFDLQGWLLFDHFISFFL, from the coding sequence GTGGCAAACCAAGAACCTCAAGGTCCCTCCCTCTATCTGCATGTGCCCTTCTGTCGCAGCAAATGCCCCTACTGCGATTTCTATTCGGTTGTCGGCAACCAGGCCCAGTTGGACGGCTATGTCAAACTGCTGTTGCAGCAACTGGCCTGGCTGAACCGGCGGCAAGTTTTTACCGCCCCGCTGGCAACGGTCTTTTTCGGCGGCGGCACCCCCTCGCTGTTGGCTCCTCGCCAGGTGGCCGCTATCCTCGACCGCATCCGGTACACGGCGGGTTTAAGCGCCAATGCCGAGATCTCTCTGGAGGCCAATCCGGGCACGGTCGATGCGGCCAGTCTGCAGGGTTACCGGGATGCCGGAGTTAACCGTCTGTCCTTTGGCGTGCAGTCTTTGCAAGACGACGCTTTGCAGCTTTTGGGGCGCGGTCATTCGGCCAAGGAGGCCGTTCAGGTCGTGACCTGGGCCCGGCAGGTCGGTTTTGAGAACGTTGGTTGCGATCTGATGTTCGGTTTGCCTAACCAGGGCCGGAAGGAATTACTACAGGATCTTGACGCTCTGTTGCAGTTACAGCCGGATCACATGTCTTGTTATGGTTTGACTGTGGAGGCGGGAACTCCCTTTGAGCAACGGAGGCTTCGAGGAGCACTGGCGTTGCCGGATGAGGATGAATTCCCGGAGCTTTACCTTACCGTTCATGAACAACTCACTGCCGCCGGTTTTGAGCATTACGAGATCTCCAATTATGCTCTCCCCGACCGACGCTGTCGTCACAATCTTGCTTATTGGCGTCGCCAACCCTGTTTTGCCGTAGGCGCTGGAGCCCACTCCTTTATTCCCGCTGGTTACGGTACGCGGCGGGAGGTCCCCGCCGATCTGGATCGCTACCGGCAACGGCTTATGCAGGGGCGCGACCCGGCGGTGACCCTGGAGACTTTCGATCGACAGGGGGCTATGGCGGAGACCCTCTATTTGGGCTTGCGTTGCCAGGAAGGGGTTTCGGATAAAGATTTTTTTCGCCAGTTCGGTCTTGGTGTCGCCGAGGCTTTTCCTGAAGCTGTGCGGCGTTGCGGCCAGCGTCTTACCCTCGATGCAGGGCGCTGGAGATTCGATTTGCAGGGTTGGTTGTTGTTCGATCATTTCATCTCTTTTTTTCTTTAA
- a CDS encoding Na(+)/H(+) antiporter subunit D, with product MTELWIHPALILLVGAALLPLVPERIRAGYLLLVPLLVFARVHGMAQGVYGEVRYLSWDLVFGRADAIASLFAYILALMAVLGTLYALKVKKRSEFAAAWVYVAGSLGVVYAGDLLTLFLFWEMMALSSVFLIWLRGRKESLAAGFRYLLVHSAGGACLLAGILVYSRGAESLAFSGFNVQHLGIGGWLILIGFLLNAAVPPLHAWLPDGYGEATFSGSVFLCAFTTKTAVYALIRGFAGLEILIWLGVIMALYGVVYAVLENDSRRLLAYHIISQVGYMVAGVGIGTQLAINGVCAHAFAHILYKGLLFMGCGAVLQMTGQSKFTELGGLYRKMPWTFLFTLIGGLSISAFPLFSGFVSKSMTVAAGFEAHLLWPAFLLTLASAGTFLHTGLKVPYFIWFGKNNCKPETWEQAADPSWNMIAAMAIGSALCIFIGVYTPYLYDMLPYPVEYNPYTAYHISESMQILLFTMLGFFLLLKKLQPAPAVAVDTDWLYRRGARVFRRWDDRLLNGLNAWCEELIVRRALPWLSRFFEAPGGYLQVAGLRLLARLGGADRQETEVAVQCRSRLGTYPVGIGVLLAVLYLAAMSLLFFF from the coding sequence ATGACTGAGCTGTGGATCCATCCTGCCCTGATCCTGTTGGTGGGAGCGGCGTTGCTGCCCCTGGTGCCTGAGCGCATTCGAGCGGGTTACCTGTTGCTGGTGCCGCTGCTGGTTTTTGCCCGGGTGCACGGCATGGCGCAGGGGGTTTACGGCGAGGTTCGCTACCTCTCCTGGGACCTGGTTTTTGGCAGGGCCGACGCAATTGCCTCCCTGTTCGCTTATATCCTGGCCCTGATGGCCGTGTTGGGTACCCTTTACGCCCTTAAAGTGAAGAAAAGGAGCGAGTTCGCTGCCGCCTGGGTGTACGTGGCCGGCTCCCTGGGGGTCGTCTATGCCGGAGATTTGCTGACGCTCTTTTTGTTCTGGGAGATGATGGCGCTCTCCTCGGTGTTTCTTATCTGGCTGCGCGGTCGAAAGGAATCCCTCGCCGCCGGATTTCGTTACTTGCTGGTCCATTCGGCCGGTGGCGCCTGCCTGTTGGCCGGTATCCTGGTATACAGCCGGGGGGCTGAATCCCTGGCCTTTTCCGGTTTCAATGTGCAGCATCTCGGTATCGGCGGCTGGCTGATTCTTATCGGTTTTCTGCTCAATGCCGCCGTTCCGCCGTTGCACGCCTGGTTGCCCGACGGCTACGGCGAAGCCACCTTCAGCGGCTCGGTATTCCTCTGTGCATTTACCACCAAAACAGCTGTTTATGCCTTGATTCGCGGCTTTGCCGGCCTGGAAATTCTGATCTGGTTGGGGGTCATCATGGCCCTTTACGGTGTGGTCTACGCAGTGCTGGAAAACGACAGCCGCCGCTTGCTGGCTTATCACATAATCAGCCAGGTAGGGTACATGGTGGCGGGGGTGGGCATCGGTACGCAGCTGGCCATTAACGGGGTCTGTGCGCATGCCTTCGCCCATATCCTGTACAAGGGGCTGCTGTTTATGGGTTGCGGCGCGGTGCTGCAGATGACCGGCCAGAGCAAATTCACCGAATTGGGCGGCCTCTATCGCAAGATGCCCTGGACCTTCTTGTTTACCCTGATCGGTGGCCTATCCATATCCGCCTTTCCCCTGTTCAGCGGATTTGTCAGCAAGTCGATGACCGTCGCGGCGGGTTTCGAGGCCCACTTGTTGTGGCCAGCCTTCCTGCTGACCCTGGCTTCGGCGGGTACCTTTCTCCATACCGGTCTCAAGGTTCCGTATTTTATCTGGTTCGGCAAGAACAACTGCAAGCCTGAGACCTGGGAGCAGGCTGCCGATCCCTCCTGGAATATGATCGCCGCCATGGCCATCGGTTCGGCATTGTGTATCTTCATCGGGGTCTACACACCCTACCTCTACGACATGCTGCCTTATCCGGTGGAGTACAATCCCTATACCGCTTATCACATCTCCGAGTCGATGCAGATTCTGCTCTTCACCATGCTCGGGTTCTTCCTGCTGCTTAAGAAACTCCAGCCGGCACCTGCCGTTGCCGTCGACACCGATTGGTTGTATCGCCGCGGCGCGAGGGTTTTCCGGCGCTGGGACGATCGTCTTTTGAACGGTCTCAACGCCTGGTGCGAGGAGCTTATTGTGCGTCGTGCTCTGCCCTGGCTGTCGCGCTTTTTCGAGGCGCCGGGCGGCTATCTGCAGGTGGCCGGGCTGCGCTTGCTGGCCCGCTTAGGAGGCGCCGATCGACAGGAGACTGAAGTCGCCGTCCAGTGCCGCAGCCGCCTAGGAACCTATCCGGTGGGCATCGGCGTGCTGCTGGCGGTACTCTACCTGGCGGCCATGTCGCTGCTGTTTTTTTTCTAG